The following are from one region of the Salvia hispanica cultivar TCC Black 2014 chromosome 1, UniMelb_Shisp_WGS_1.0, whole genome shotgun sequence genome:
- the LOC125202380 gene encoding transcription factor TCP5-like: MTMNPRERDLGGKEEEGEYTKFPKMTSSSPSPRQWSSTLKNPRIVRVAPGFGGKDRHSKVCTVKGLRDRRIRLSVPTAIQLYDLQERLGLSQPSKVIDWLIDATKLDIDKLPPLPTIPTNFLQFHQPPSILPNHHDHQPYASEFLSPNLFRERERWSDDQEGFGGFVAQNFFPLNSTQFANPNYFQLEPPDLSLSQFGGLGFGFSNRHHHEDNSNCSLSSSSQASSSQIYMSPSAAHFQPYFAATSLENDQFRDLQLQNSSMRSFSLNASLHSSENDRDNET; encoded by the coding sequence ATGACAATGAAtccaagagagagagatttgggAGGAAAGGAAGAGGAGGGAGAATACACCAAATTCCCCAAAATGACCTCCTCATCCCCATCACCAAGGCAGTGGTcatcaaccttgaagaacCCTAGAATCGTGCGAGTAGCACCCGGCTTCGGAGGCAAGGACAGGCACAGCAAGGTGTGCACAGTGAAAGGGTTGAGAGACAGGAGGATTAGGCTCTCAGTCCCTACTGCAATACAGCTCTATGATCTTCAAGAACGGCTCGGCCTCAGCCAGCCTAGCAAGGTCATTGATTGGTTGATCGATGCGACAAAATTAGACATTGATAAACTCCCTCCTCTCCCAACCATTCCCACAAACTTCCTCCAATTTCACCAGCCACCATCAATATTGCCTAATCATCATGATCATCAGCCTTATGCTTCTgagtttctctctccaaatctgttcagggagagagagaggtggaGTGATGATCAAGAGGGTTTTGGTGGATTTGTGGCACAGAACTTCTTCCCACTAAACAGTACTCAATTTGCAAACCCTAACTACTTCCAATTGGAGCCTCCAGATTTGTCATTGTCTCAATTTGGGGGATTAGGGTTTGGCTTCTCGAACCGTCATCATCATGAAGACAACTCCAACTGCAGCCTCTCTTCGTCGTCTCAAGCTTCGAGCTCTCAGATTTACATGTCTCCATCTGCTGCGCATTTTCAGCCCTACTTCGCAGCAACTTCTTTGGAGAATGATCAGTTTAGGGATTTGCAGTTGCAGAATTCATCAATGAGATCTTTCAGTTTGAATGCATCCCTTCATTCAAGCGAGAATGATAGAGACAATGAGACTTAG